A part of Paenibacillus sp. sptzw28 genomic DNA contains:
- a CDS encoding LamG-like jellyroll fold domain-containing protein has translation MTDSLRNGLIAEYLFQGSARDTGSAGSYDGQLHGATLTADRFGNPESAYEFDGLDDYILVQPAPKLNKEAFSLSVWVRYGRDAKLLGWNNAIVSQDGHDGRRVFQLSTHQQHVTWHRFFQSDEVFVQEPVGAGLWEHYVTVYDGSKHKLYRNGVLMSVKEGSFEPNDDEPLYIGRKSTDEPYFFFRGAIDDIRIYDRPLEDDEIIVLYTENGWDNPKLAAAAQRAKVGSESLEIKHKREPNQKLRVENTNFAYSIFVNCRAEDVKFHDVSMPGLSIECADLRRTRLHNINLINGKISDANLSDLEIDGAQLGGAYIHNIGMPPKGHPGYVEGAAQRPLRLENCNLQGSSIHDCDLSGVAIERCSVQGMTIDGISVEALLDAYYRRLA, from the coding sequence ATGACTGATTCATTGCGTAATGGTTTAATCGCCGAATATTTGTTTCAAGGTAGCGCCCGCGATACCGGCAGTGCCGGTAGTTATGATGGGCAGCTGCATGGAGCCACTCTGACCGCCGACAGGTTCGGCAACCCTGAAAGCGCTTACGAATTTGATGGACTGGACGATTACATTCTAGTGCAGCCCGCACCAAAACTCAATAAGGAAGCATTCTCGCTTTCCGTTTGGGTCCGGTATGGACGTGACGCCAAGCTGCTGGGGTGGAACAACGCGATTGTTTCTCAGGATGGCCATGATGGGCGTCGTGTTTTTCAGCTCAGCACCCATCAGCAGCATGTCACTTGGCACCGGTTTTTCCAGTCTGACGAAGTGTTCGTTCAGGAGCCGGTCGGCGCCGGGCTTTGGGAGCACTATGTGACCGTATACGACGGCAGCAAGCACAAGCTGTATCGAAACGGGGTTCTAATGTCCGTGAAGGAGGGAAGCTTCGAACCGAACGACGACGAACCGCTCTATATCGGACGAAAGTCTACGGACGAGCCTTACTTTTTCTTCCGAGGCGCAATCGATGACATTCGAATCTATGACCGGCCCCTCGAAGACGATGAAATCATTGTACTTTATACTGAGAACGGTTGGGACAATCCGAAACTGGCCGCCGCCGCCCAACGGGCAAAAGTCGGGTCAGAAAGTCTCGAAATCAAGCACAAACGGGAGCCGAATCAGAAGCTTCGGGTAGAAAACACGAACTTTGCCTATTCGATATTCGTTAACTGCCGAGCTGAGGATGTCAAATTTCACGACGTGTCGATGCCGGGCTTATCGATCGAATGCGCCGATCTCCGCCGAACCCGTCTGCATAACATCAACTTAATCAACGGAAAAATAAGCGACGCCAATTTAAGCGATTTGGAAATCGATGGCGCTCAATTGGGCGGTGCGTACATTCATAACATCGGTATGCCGCCGAAGGGCCATCCCGGTTATGTGGAAGGCGCCGCGCAGCGTCCGCTTCGGCTCGAGAATTGCAACCTTCAGGGCAGCAGTATCCACGATTGCGATTTAAGCGGGGTCGCTATTGAACGCTGCAGTGTTCAGGGGATGACCATTGACGGCATTAGCGTCGAGGCTCTGCTCGACGCCTATTACCGCAGGCTGGCTTAA
- a CDS encoding glycoside hydrolase family 2 protein, which produces MNPPRPEYPRPQFVRDQWINLNGTWDFCFDDHNEGLKQKWYHSFPAERRTIEVPFAFQTKLSGIHDTSFHDMVWYRRTFTVPSDWAGQEVILHFGAVDYRAWIYVNGQMSHYHEGGHVSFSARITHLLNGAENELVLRVEDPSEDQLIPRGKQYWHERSESIFYTRTTGIWQTVWLEAVNESHIDNIKFTPDIDSGDIITEYDIECTSEDGSRYELLTEISFQGELLVSDSFQVFEAYTKRAYNLRNRFAHRSNIHDNGWYWTPETPNLFDVKFVLKKNGSTVDQVDSYFGMRKVSADNGKFLLNNKKYYQKLILDQGYFPGGLLTAPSDEALKNDIVLAKQMGFNGARKHQKVEDPRYLYWADRLGFLVWGETANCVEFASQAVERLTKEWFEIVNRDYNHPSIVVWVPINESWGVSRIQLEERQQRHATAMYQLVKSLDSSRLVISNDGWEHTLSDLCTIHNYQSGEKMKEAYAALESAVATEPAGRAIYANGYSYRGEPILITEYGGIAFKMDQTEGWGYSSVQSGEMLIEAYRDATAALMESPVVQGFCYTQLTDVEQEINGLLTYDRKPKCDFAKIKEINDMKR; this is translated from the coding sequence ATGAATCCTCCAAGACCGGAATATCCTCGTCCGCAATTTGTCCGTGACCAGTGGATAAATTTGAACGGGACCTGGGATTTTTGCTTTGATGATCATAATGAAGGATTGAAACAAAAGTGGTATCACAGTTTCCCCGCCGAACGTCGAACGATTGAGGTTCCTTTTGCTTTTCAAACCAAGCTTAGCGGTATCCACGATACATCCTTCCACGATATGGTGTGGTACCGCCGGACCTTCACGGTGCCCTCCGATTGGGCGGGTCAGGAGGTCATTCTGCATTTTGGGGCGGTCGATTACCGCGCCTGGATTTATGTAAACGGCCAGATGTCGCACTACCACGAAGGAGGCCACGTCTCTTTCTCAGCCCGGATCACTCACCTTCTGAATGGAGCTGAGAATGAACTGGTGCTGCGTGTGGAAGACCCTTCCGAGGATCAATTGATTCCCCGTGGAAAGCAGTATTGGCATGAGCGTTCGGAGTCGATTTTTTACACCCGAACGACGGGGATTTGGCAGACGGTATGGCTGGAGGCAGTAAATGAATCACATATTGACAATATCAAGTTTACGCCGGATATTGACTCAGGAGATATCATTACAGAATACGATATCGAATGTACAAGTGAAGACGGTTCCCGGTACGAACTGCTTACAGAAATTTCTTTTCAGGGCGAGCTGCTCGTCTCCGATTCGTTTCAGGTATTTGAAGCATATACCAAACGTGCATACAATCTGCGTAACCGCTTCGCCCATCGAAGCAACATTCATGACAACGGCTGGTATTGGACGCCTGAAACACCGAACTTGTTCGATGTGAAATTTGTCTTGAAGAAAAACGGCAGCACTGTCGATCAGGTAGACAGTTACTTCGGTATGCGCAAGGTATCTGCTGACAACGGCAAGTTTCTGCTGAATAATAAGAAGTATTACCAGAAGCTCATATTGGACCAGGGATATTTTCCGGGCGGGCTGTTGACTGCGCCATCGGACGAGGCTTTGAAGAACGATATTGTATTGGCCAAACAAATGGGCTTTAATGGGGCCAGGAAACATCAGAAGGTGGAGGACCCGCGGTATCTTTATTGGGCGGACCGACTCGGATTTCTGGTCTGGGGGGAAACGGCCAACTGCGTGGAATTCGCTTCGCAGGCGGTAGAACGGCTCACGAAGGAATGGTTTGAAATTGTAAACCGCGACTACAATCACCCGTCGATTGTTGTCTGGGTGCCGATCAATGAAAGCTGGGGCGTTTCGCGTATCCAGCTGGAGGAACGACAGCAGAGGCATGCGACTGCCATGTACCAACTGGTCAAGTCGCTGGATTCTAGCCGCCTCGTCATTTCCAACGACGGCTGGGAGCATACTTTATCCGATCTGTGTACCATTCATAACTATCAAAGCGGTGAAAAAATGAAAGAAGCCTATGCTGCACTCGAATCGGCAGTGGCTACGGAGCCGGCAGGCAGGGCGATTTACGCGAACGGATATTCATACCGGGGCGAGCCGATTCTGATTACCGAATACGGCGGCATTGCCTTCAAAATGGATCAAACCGAGGGTTGGGGCTATTCCTCCGTGCAATCCGGAGAGATGCTGATCGAAGCTTATCGCGATGCGACGGCGGCATTAATGGAAAGCCCGGTTGTTCAGGGGTTTTGCTATACGCAATTGACGGACGTGGAGCAGGAAATTAACGGCTTATTGACCTACGACCGCAAGCCCAAGTGCGACTTCGCCAAAATAAAAGAGATCAATGATATGAAGCGGTAA
- a CDS encoding NADH:flavin oxidoreductase, protein MITYSKLLSAFQLGSLRLHNRAVLSPMTRTSAECNGLANQLMVRYYTRFAKGGFGLIITEGIYPDSVNSQSYKNQPGLADKEQAESWRPVVEAVHREGGRIIAQLMHAGALVQHNEFKPIAPSAVKPVGTMLEEHGGSGEYSVPDAMSKSDIRQVIDNFAHAAQRAKQVGFDGVELHAANGYLLDQFITKYTNQRTDEYGGSTENRIRIVVELLDRIRSVVGQNYTVGVRISQGKVNDFNHKWANGINDAKIIFEKLGTACPTYIHTTEYKAFAPAFTNGGPTLAKLAATYGGLPVIANGKLGDPEMAEQLLASGEAELAAIGTSALVNPDWVNKVKEGIVLNRLEHQFLHPMATLREDEIGM, encoded by the coding sequence ATGATTACGTATTCCAAGCTTTTATCCGCATTTCAATTAGGCTCCTTACGTCTCCACAATCGAGCGGTACTCTCGCCCATGACACGTACGAGCGCAGAGTGCAATGGCCTTGCGAACCAACTTATGGTCCGTTATTATACAAGGTTCGCCAAGGGAGGGTTCGGTCTTATCATAACGGAAGGGATCTATCCGGACTCAGTGAACAGTCAAAGCTATAAGAATCAGCCCGGCCTTGCGGATAAAGAGCAGGCCGAGTCCTGGAGGCCGGTTGTAGAAGCCGTACATCGTGAAGGCGGACGAATAATCGCTCAACTGATGCACGCAGGTGCCCTCGTTCAGCATAACGAATTTAAGCCGATAGCACCTTCCGCCGTCAAGCCGGTCGGTACAATGCTGGAAGAACACGGAGGCAGCGGAGAATATTCCGTTCCAGACGCGATGAGCAAATCAGATATCCGGCAGGTGATTGATAACTTCGCACATGCCGCACAACGCGCCAAACAGGTTGGATTCGACGGGGTCGAATTACATGCCGCCAACGGTTATTTATTGGATCAATTTATTACCAAATACACGAATCAAAGAACCGATGAATACGGCGGTTCCACGGAGAATCGTATTCGAATCGTCGTGGAATTGCTGGATAGGATTCGATCCGTTGTGGGCCAAAATTACACGGTAGGCGTTCGCATATCGCAAGGCAAAGTTAATGATTTCAACCATAAATGGGCGAACGGAATCAACGATGCGAAAATCATCTTCGAAAAGCTCGGTACCGCTTGCCCAACTTACATTCATACTACCGAATACAAGGCGTTTGCGCCGGCATTCACAAATGGTGGGCCTACGCTGGCCAAACTCGCAGCGACTTACGGCGGTCTGCCCGTTATCGCAAACGGCAAACTCGGGGACCCGGAAATGGCGGAACAGCTTTTAGCCTCAGGTGAAGCCGAGTTAGCCGCGATTGGCACAAGCGCATTAGTGAATCCGGATTGGGTGAATAAAGTGAAGGAAGGAATCGTTCTAAACCGTCTCGAACATCAATTCCTGCACCCCATGGCGACACTTCGGGAAGATGAAATAGGTATGTAG
- a CDS encoding LysR family transcriptional regulator — protein MELTDLKIVIVIMEEGSISRAAEKLGYVQSNVTARIRKLETELGIHLFSRHPKGVTPTEKGLTFSKYALEILRKTEEAVMAVKEPEYPCGPLAIGVVETIASSGPFIQALSKFQRQYPEVALSLVPGTSPQNYENVLSRQLDGAFFTGDFDTSALEVEVEIQDQVVLLTAAENETSEYPSIEDAAWVVFPKGCPFRTAVEEWLRSRGASNTNIIEISTMETMLSCVRAGLGFALVPKSALAGDNELLRVYPVPEPYQYATTRLVRRNEQFRSKAFAAFAECVRTTGF, from the coding sequence ATGGAATTAACGGATTTGAAAATCGTAATCGTAATTATGGAGGAAGGAAGCATATCGAGAGCGGCAGAGAAGCTGGGTTACGTGCAATCGAACGTCACTGCGAGGATCCGCAAGCTGGAGACGGAGCTTGGTATTCATCTCTTCAGCAGACATCCGAAGGGTGTAACCCCCACCGAGAAAGGGCTCACCTTCAGCAAATATGCTTTGGAAATTCTTCGCAAGACGGAAGAAGCTGTGATGGCGGTGAAAGAGCCGGAATATCCATGCGGACCGCTTGCCATTGGAGTTGTGGAGACCATCGCATCCTCAGGTCCTTTTATCCAGGCGCTGTCGAAATTCCAACGACAATACCCCGAAGTTGCCTTATCGCTGGTTCCCGGAACATCACCGCAAAATTACGAGAATGTGCTGAGTCGTCAATTGGACGGCGCGTTCTTCACGGGGGACTTCGATACCTCCGCGCTGGAGGTAGAGGTTGAGATTCAAGATCAAGTTGTCTTGCTAACGGCAGCTGAGAATGAAACGTCAGAATACCCCAGTATCGAGGATGCCGCGTGGGTCGTATTCCCAAAGGGCTGCCCTTTCAGGACTGCAGTTGAGGAATGGCTTCGTAGCAGGGGGGCGTCGAATACGAACATAATTGAAATAAGTACAATGGAAACGATGCTGAGCTGCGTACGGGCAGGACTCGGCTTCGCACTAGTGCCCAAATCAGCTCTTGCCGGAGATAATGAATTGCTGCGTGTATATCCGGTTCCGGAACCGTATCAATACGCCACTACACGCCTGGTTCGTCGTAATGAGCAGTTCCGCAGCAAAGCATTCGCCGCTTTCGCGGAATGTGTGAGAACGACAGGGTTTTGA
- a CDS encoding bifunctional transcriptional activator/DNA repair enzyme AdaA, whose product MIATENKHEYYQALIDKKSEYEGVFYVGVKTTGVFCRPTCPARKPKFENCEFYETAEQALLASFRPCQRCRPLSHPGHVSELVRQLVSAVEENPEKRWTDRDFRNLSVDAATARRQFKKRFGMTFVQYARARRMGIALKQIRAGNPVIDAQLSTGYESSSGFRDAFSRIMGAAPTLLGHHNILKASWLDTRLGPMIAIADETALYLLEFVDRRGLEREVERLRLRTKSAIIPGYTAPIRSIESELSGYFNGELTEFKTPLFLLGSPFQKEVWEQLIQIPPGETLSYAEIAAAVGKPNAYRAIAQANGANQLAIVIPCHRVINSNGDLGGYGGGISRKQWLLNHEKYDFVQTSKTSSD is encoded by the coding sequence ATGATTGCGACCGAAAACAAACATGAATATTATCAGGCATTAATCGATAAGAAGTCAGAATATGAAGGTGTCTTTTATGTGGGGGTCAAGACAACAGGCGTGTTCTGCCGCCCGACATGTCCCGCCAGAAAACCAAAATTCGAGAATTGCGAGTTTTATGAAACTGCCGAGCAAGCACTTCTGGCTTCGTTCCGGCCTTGTCAACGCTGCCGTCCGCTTTCTCATCCGGGTCACGTTTCAGAGCTGGTTCGGCAGCTTGTTAGCGCCGTCGAAGAGAATCCGGAAAAGCGATGGACCGATAGAGACTTTCGGAATCTGTCCGTCGATGCTGCAACAGCGCGCCGCCAGTTCAAAAAGCGTTTTGGCATGACATTTGTTCAATATGCACGAGCCCGGCGCATGGGAATCGCATTGAAACAGATCAGAGCGGGAAACCCCGTAATCGACGCCCAGCTTTCAACCGGTTATGAATCCAGCAGCGGCTTCAGGGATGCGTTCTCACGAATCATGGGAGCAGCGCCAACCCTGCTTGGTCATCATAATATCTTAAAAGCATCGTGGCTCGATACACGGCTCGGCCCAATGATAGCGATCGCGGATGAAACAGCGCTTTATCTGCTCGAATTTGTTGACCGCCGTGGTTTGGAGCGTGAGGTTGAACGCCTTAGACTAAGAACAAAATCAGCCATTATTCCGGGTTACACGGCACCGATCCGTTCGATTGAAAGTGAGTTGAGCGGCTATTTTAACGGCGAGTTAACAGAATTCAAAACACCGTTATTTCTTTTGGGATCGCCTTTTCAAAAGGAGGTTTGGGAGCAGTTAATACAAATCCCTCCAGGAGAAACGCTATCCTATGCCGAGATTGCAGCAGCGGTTGGAAAACCAAACGCTTATCGTGCTATAGCTCAAGCAAACGGCGCAAATCAGCTTGCCATTGTAATTCCTTGTCACCGCGTCATCAACTCCAATGGCGATTTGGGTGGTTACGGTGGAGGGATTTCACGCAAACAATGGCTGCTAAATCATGAAAAATACGATTTTGTTCAAACATCCAAAACTAGTTCAGACTAA
- a CDS encoding MFS transporter produces the protein MPSTWRIYFLAVVSFLVGTSEYIISGVLDKIAVTMEISISAAGQLITVFSLVYAVGTPILMALTTSIERQKLLIYSLGIFVLANILSYALPGIGLFVAARIIMALSAGMVVVTALGIAARISPAGKQASSIAIIIMGFTASLIIGVPLGRIAAAAFGWKSVFGLIAILGILAMIVLFLAIPRSKGDVPIPLRKQVALLKNTKIALGLSITFFWLGGYSVAYTYISPYLLTVTGLNERMLSAALLAFGLASLIGSKFGGYSTDKWGVPSTLIGGMLLHLAALIALSFTTAAENFIPIFAILMAWSFACWSSGPAHQYNMIRLKPESSGVILGFNQSMMQLSMSAGAAIGGAAAQYVSLSSVTWVGSIGIVAAIACSLMLFRSDMREKAGGSTLQLQD, from the coding sequence ATGCCGAGTACATGGAGAATTTACTTTTTGGCGGTCGTCAGTTTTTTGGTGGGGACTTCCGAGTACATTATTTCGGGTGTTTTGGATAAAATTGCGGTTACGATGGAGATATCGATATCCGCTGCCGGTCAACTCATTACTGTATTTTCATTGGTATATGCGGTCGGAACGCCCATTCTTATGGCTTTGACTACGAGCATAGAGAGGCAAAAGCTGCTCATTTACTCACTGGGAATATTCGTGCTGGCCAATATCCTTTCTTATGCGCTGCCGGGGATTGGACTTTTTGTTGCCGCGCGCATTATCATGGCTTTAAGTGCAGGAATGGTTGTTGTAACGGCATTAGGAATTGCAGCAAGAATTTCACCTGCGGGCAAGCAGGCCAGCTCCATTGCAATTATTATTATGGGATTCACGGCCTCGTTAATAATCGGTGTCCCGCTCGGGCGAATTGCAGCTGCGGCCTTTGGATGGAAATCGGTTTTCGGACTTATTGCGATACTCGGAATCCTTGCAATGATTGTTCTATTCCTGGCCATCCCGCGGTCAAAAGGGGATGTACCCATACCTTTACGTAAGCAGGTCGCACTGCTGAAAAACACCAAAATAGCGCTTGGATTATCCATAACCTTCTTTTGGCTCGGCGGATACTCAGTCGCTTATACCTACATCTCTCCTTATCTTCTCACGGTTACGGGATTAAATGAAAGGATGCTTAGTGCCGCTTTACTCGCTTTCGGTCTCGCCAGCTTGATCGGCTCCAAATTCGGGGGCTACAGCACGGACAAATGGGGCGTTCCTTCAACGTTAATCGGGGGGATGCTGCTTCATTTGGCGGCATTGATAGCCCTCTCATTTACAACTGCGGCGGAGAATTTCATTCCGATTTTCGCCATCCTTATGGCGTGGTCGTTCGCGTGCTGGTCATCCGGCCCGGCACATCAGTATAATATGATCCGTCTTAAGCCGGAATCTTCCGGTGTGATACTTGGATTCAATCAGTCGATGATGCAATTATCCATGTCTGCGGGGGCAGCAATAGGGGGTGCGGCGGCGCAGTATGTCTCCTTATCATCTGTTACCTGGGTCGGGTCTATTGGAATCGTGGCAGCCATTGCTTGTTCTTTGATGCTATTCCGCTCAGATATGCGGGAAAAGGCCGGAGGAAGCACACTACAGCTTCAAGACTAA
- a CDS encoding glycerophosphodiester phosphodiesterase family protein, protein MIRPGRITVLTLLAAGMLAAQAGGASAAIQKEEKLVNVAHRGASGYAPENTMAAFEKSVEMKADYLELDVQLSQDGRLVVIHDTTVDRTTDGTGLVGSLTFDQLRQLDAGSFFSEAFKGEKIPSLEEVLDAYRGRIGILIEIKASYLYPGIEEKVAAALRDRDMDKPNNAKIIVQSFEFESVKKFHALLPDIPVGVLTSGYHHLTDAMLTEFSTYADYINPNLAYVNAELVERVHRLGMGVMAWTVRNRSQVQPLLDAGVDGIITDYPDYVPRVNG, encoded by the coding sequence ATGATTCGTCCAGGCAGAATAACGGTTTTGACATTACTTGCTGCGGGGATGCTGGCAGCCCAAGCAGGAGGAGCGTCGGCAGCCATTCAGAAGGAAGAGAAGCTTGTAAATGTAGCCCATCGGGGGGCATCGGGGTACGCTCCGGAGAACACGATGGCTGCATTCGAGAAATCGGTTGAGATGAAAGCGGACTATTTGGAATTGGATGTTCAGCTCAGCCAAGACGGGCGTCTTGTCGTTATTCACGATACGACGGTCGACCGTACCACTGACGGCACCGGTCTGGTCGGCAGCCTCACCTTTGACCAATTGAGACAACTTGATGCAGGCAGCTTCTTCTCTGAAGCATTTAAAGGCGAGAAGATCCCGTCTTTGGAGGAGGTTTTGGATGCATACAGGGGTCGAATCGGTATTTTGATCGAGATTAAAGCATCTTATCTCTATCCGGGAATTGAAGAGAAGGTAGCGGCAGCACTCAGGGATCGTGACATGGATAAGCCGAATAACGCAAAAATCATTGTGCAGTCCTTTGAATTCGAATCCGTCAAAAAATTTCATGCTCTTCTTCCGGATATACCTGTCGGTGTACTTACTTCCGGCTACCACCACTTGACCGATGCCATGCTGACCGAGTTTAGCACTTATGCCGATTATATTAATCCGAATCTGGCTTATGTAAATGCCGAATTAGTGGAACGCGTTCATCGCTTGGGTATGGGCGTCATGGCCTGGACCGTACGGAACCGGTCGCAAGTGCAGCCGCTTCTGGATGCTGGCGTTGACGGCATTATTACCGATTACCCTGATTATGTTCCGCGGGTTAACGGATAA
- the iolD gene encoding 3D-(3,5/4)-trihydroxycyclohexane-1,2-dione acylhydrolase (decyclizing), translating into MTTIRLTMAQALLKFLDNQYIEIDGEERKFVKGVMGIFGHGNVTGIGEALENDKGTLQFIQGKNEQGMAHAAMAFAKQKNRLEIFACTSSIGPGALNMVTAAGTATVNRIPVLFLPGDIFACRQPDPVLQQVENPADYTISANDAFKPVSKYWDRISRPEQLMTAALQAMRVLTDPVDTGAVTLSLPQDVQCEAFDYPADFFDKRIHYIDRRSLSAGALQRAVDAVKNKKKPIMIVGGGVHYSLAVKEMIAFAEEFQIPVVETQAGKSALPWTHPLNMGGIGTTGSLAANKLAREADLVICAGTRMADFPTASKSAFQNPDVSFININVSAFDAMKMNSLMLVADAKEAFTALQQALRGVDYKSSHDINRLAALKEEWDAEVDRLYAVEREDGLAQTKVLGTINSFIGKNDVIVCAAGSLPGDLHRLWRCENPNTYHMEYGFSCMGYEVSGAFGAKLADPGREVYAVVGDGSFLMLHSELLTSIQEGRKITVILLDNHGFQCIHNLQRGHGSSGFGNEFRFRSGETNRLSGDFLPLDFTLIAKGLGVKAYTAGTIQELQAALANAKDDARSVLIEVKVVPGTNTDGYESWWRVGVAEVSESTKVTESYQAGLKKIETVKKY; encoded by the coding sequence ATGACGACAATCCGATTAACGATGGCCCAGGCATTATTGAAGTTTCTTGATAACCAGTACATTGAGATTGACGGCGAGGAGCGCAAGTTCGTCAAAGGCGTAATGGGGATATTCGGCCATGGCAATGTGACCGGTATTGGAGAAGCGCTCGAGAACGATAAAGGGACGCTTCAGTTCATACAGGGAAAGAATGAGCAGGGCATGGCCCATGCCGCTATGGCGTTCGCAAAACAAAAGAACAGGCTTGAAATATTCGCATGCACTTCTTCAATAGGACCCGGTGCTTTAAATATGGTGACGGCTGCGGGAACTGCTACGGTCAACCGAATACCCGTGCTGTTTCTTCCGGGCGACATCTTCGCCTGCAGGCAGCCGGATCCCGTGCTGCAGCAGGTTGAGAACCCTGCCGACTATACGATCTCCGCGAACGATGCATTCAAGCCGGTAAGCAAATACTGGGACCGTATTTCGCGGCCGGAGCAGCTGATGACGGCAGCCCTGCAGGCGATGCGGGTATTGACCGATCCGGTGGATACAGGGGCCGTAACCTTGTCCCTCCCGCAGGACGTCCAATGCGAAGCCTTTGACTACCCGGCTGATTTCTTCGATAAACGGATCCATTATATCGACAGGCGGTCATTATCCGCCGGCGCTCTCCAGAGAGCCGTAGATGCTGTGAAAAACAAGAAAAAGCCGATCATGATTGTCGGCGGCGGCGTTCACTACTCGCTTGCGGTGAAGGAAATGATCGCATTCGCGGAAGAATTTCAAATTCCGGTGGTCGAGACGCAGGCCGGGAAGAGCGCCCTTCCTTGGACGCATCCGCTGAATATGGGCGGCATCGGAACAACCGGGTCGCTCGCGGCCAACAAGCTGGCGAGGGAAGCGGATTTGGTCATCTGCGCCGGAACGCGCATGGCGGATTTCCCGACGGCGTCGAAGAGCGCTTTTCAGAATCCGGATGTATCCTTCATCAACATTAATGTGAGTGCTTTCGATGCGATGAAGATGAATTCGCTTATGCTAGTAGCCGACGCGAAGGAGGCGTTCACCGCACTGCAGCAGGCTCTGCGCGGTGTTGATTACAAGAGCTCGCACGACATTAACCGGCTCGCGGCATTGAAGGAAGAATGGGACGCCGAGGTCGACCGTCTGTACGCAGTGGAACGGGAAGACGGGCTTGCACAAACCAAAGTTCTCGGAACAATCAATTCGTTCATCGGCAAGAACGACGTAATCGTATGCGCTGCCGGAAGCTTGCCCGGGGACCTTCACCGTCTGTGGAGATGCGAGAATCCGAACACCTACCATATGGAATACGGCTTCTCCTGCATGGGCTACGAGGTATCCGGGGCCTTCGGTGCGAAGCTGGCTGATCCTGGGCGCGAGGTGTATGCCGTAGTCGGAGACGGAAGCTTCCTGATGCTTCATTCCGAGCTGCTGACGAGCATTCAGGAAGGGCGTAAAATCACGGTCATTCTGCTCGACAACCACGGGTTTCAATGCATCCACAACCTTCAAAGAGGTCACGGCAGCAGCGGGTTCGGCAATGAATTCCGGTTCCGTTCGGGCGAGACGAACCGGCTCAGCGGGGACTTTCTGCCACTTGATTTCACCCTGATTGCGAAAGGGCTTGGGGTCAAGGCCTACACGGCAGGCACGATACAAGAGCTGCAGGCGGCGCTGGCCAATGCCAAGGACGATGCCCGGTCTGTGCTGATTGAGGTGAAGGTGGTGCCCGGAACGAATACGGACGGCTATGAATCGTGGTGGCGGGTCGGAGTGGCTGAAGTATCGGAGAGCACTAAAGTGACCGAGTCGTATCAAGCGGGATTGAAGAAGATTGAGACTGTCAAAAAATATTGA